CCTCAACCGAGGTTACTACAACAGCAACCGGTAAGTTAAGGTTAGGATAGAGTTCTACCGCCAATTTGGGTAGCGACACGAATCCAAAAATGAGGACGGCTACTGCCAGCATCAAGATGGTTACGGGTCGATTAATCGCAAACCTTGAAATGTTCATCTTTGTTCCCTCTCTCCTTTAATAAGGAATGATATTTTTTCTCTAGATAATGATTGAGCAATTCTAAAGATTGAGTAATTTGTTTTCGCTCGTGTTCCTTCATTCCCACAAATAATTCGGGTAAATACTGTTCTTTCATTAGAGGAAATCGATTTTGAAGCTGAGAAAAATCCTGAGCCAGAAAAACCCAGACCATGCGTCTGTCATTATGATCCCGCTTGCGAGTCACCAAGTTGGCTTTTTCCAAACGATCGATGATACCGGAAACCGTGCTATAGGATAATTCTAGCTTTTTACTGATTTCTCCAATCGTCTTCGGATTATCTTTTACTTGATGAATCACCATAATCTGAGGTTTAGTAATGCCGCTCTTCACCAGCTCTTGCGTAAAAATCCCGATGTATAAATTCCACATGTCCATCAATCGATCAGAGAGCTCATTCATAGAATCACGGCAACCTCCTCCTACTGTTTTTATTTCGCTATACGAAACATTATGTCATGATGGTTATCTTGTATCAAGAAATTTCCAAAGCTACATATGCTAAATACAGCTTCTGTCATTGGTCTATCTGATAATACGTATCTCCTTACAAAAAATTTCTCTTTTCAAAAAATTGATTTGTTTTTTTTGTATGAATTATAGAAAGTTCCATTCTTTTTCATCAGACTGTCGACAATCGCGGGAGTGAACGCGTACACCCTATATTGTCACTCGGCTGAAAAAAGTTTCGGTTTTTATAAAAATATCCTCTCCAAAAAAAATTGTAACTTTTCTTTTTTTATTCTCGACCTTGTATGTGAGCAAGAAAAATTAAAAGAAAAGGAAGATAATTATGAAAAAATCTACGAATAAAACAGTCTTGAGTCTTATGGCAGCACTTATGCTTTCATCAACTCCGGTATGGGCTAGTGCCAAAACCGTTACAGATGAAACAGGAAAAGTACAAACCTTACAGGAGTTAAATAAAGTAATAAAAAAATCAGTACAGCAATTGACTGAAATACTTCCTGAATTAGAAGAGTTCACTCGAATTGAGGTTTTACCGTATTCTGAAGGAAAAACAAAAGTTGTTCTTTCTAAAGTAAAAGCTAAGAAATTCCCATCGGCTGTTATCATACTTGATTCTGAGTCAGGAGTTATTCAAAAATTCGATATAAGAAAAGAAGACGTTTATTCTGATGAACCCGCTGACAAAGAAATGGCCAAGGAAAAAGGAGAAGCTTTTCTGAAAAAGCTACTTGGTGATGACGCTGATCAGTATACAGTCAGAGAAAGAATTGGAATTGGAGGAGGAGATGGCGCTAGTGATAGACACGCTTGGATTAATATCTCCTTTAATCGTGTACTCAACGGCATTGAACTTAAAGATGATCAATATTATCTTCAAGTAAATCCAAATGGAGATATTATTGGCATGGAAAAGAGAACCCCAGCTAGTTCTGATGAAGATCTTCCAAATCCCCAAAAACTAATCAGTGAGGAACAAGCGGAAGAAGCGTTAGCTAACATAATTTTCCCATTCATTTCAGCAGATGATGGAAGAGTCGTTTATTTCTTCCCTGCTACTCCTTATGTGAATGCTGAGACAGGAGAAAAGATTAGTACCTTTCAGGACACGTCCTACTCTGATCCATATCAGGCAAATCAAAGTGGTAAAAAATTGGTAGCTAAATCAGCTGATGAGGCCGCTGAAGCTCTACAATCCGTATTGGGTTTTGATGTAACAGGTTTGACCTTAGTTGAAAAAGAATCCAAAGGAAATAAAATATATTCATGGTATAAAAACAAAGAAGCAGTTGCTTCGGTTGAGACAAAAGATAATCAAGTACTTGATATAGCAATCGAGGATGAAAATAAGAATGCTACAAAAGCTAAAATTTCTCCGGAAGAAGGTCAAAAGCTAGCTGTCAAAACAATTCAAAAGTATTTGGGAGACGATGTAGAGGAATTAATTAACAAATCTTGGAAAACAAATAAAGATCCTGATATTGTAATTCATTACGAGATCAATCAAGCCCATGCAGGAATCTTGGTTCTTGACCGTTCATATTTAGTAACAGTGAACCGTGCTACTGGTAAAGTGACGGGAATTAGCGGACTAGGTGAAACTTCTGAAAAGCTACCAGACAAGGATTCAATTATTGACGCTGAAACAGCTACAAAAGCTTTTCTAAAAGAAACTCCACTTAAGCTTGTCTACGTAACTGCAAACACAACTGGAAACGATGGCGACGCATATATCGCCTATACAGTAGACAATGACGTGCGTATCAATGGAATTACAGGGGAACCAGTAGAAAAATAATTCTTAATTAACCTATCACTCCACAAAGCCATCCTTGTTGTTTGGGATGGCTTTTATCCAGGAGGGGAATTATGCCTTGACGGAAGACGAAAAGGAACATATCCAGCATATATACCGTACTCATTATCAGGACATCTATCAATTTCTAGTCTTTTTTACAGGCGATCAAAACGAAGCAGAGGATTTGACACAGGAGGTTTTTATTCGTCT
This is a stretch of genomic DNA from Brevibacillus laterosporus DSM 25. It encodes these proteins:
- a CDS encoding MarR family winged helix-turn-helix transcriptional regulator is translated as MNELSDRLMDMWNLYIGIFTQELVKSGITKPQIMVIHQVKDNPKTIGEISKKLELSYSTVSGIIDRLEKANLVTRKRDHNDRRMVWVFLAQDFSQLQNRFPLMKEQYLPELFVGMKEHERKQITQSLELLNHYLEKKYHSLLKERGNKDEHFKVCD
- a CDS encoding YcdB/YcdC domain-containing protein gives rise to the protein MKKSTNKTVLSLMAALMLSSTPVWASAKTVTDETGKVQTLQELNKVIKKSVQQLTEILPELEEFTRIEVLPYSEGKTKVVLSKVKAKKFPSAVIILDSESGVIQKFDIRKEDVYSDEPADKEMAKEKGEAFLKKLLGDDADQYTVRERIGIGGGDGASDRHAWINISFNRVLNGIELKDDQYYLQVNPNGDIIGMEKRTPASSDEDLPNPQKLISEEQAEEALANIIFPFISADDGRVVYFFPATPYVNAETGEKISTFQDTSYSDPYQANQSGKKLVAKSADEAAEALQSVLGFDVTGLTLVEKESKGNKIYSWYKNKEAVASVETKDNQVLDIAIEDENKNATKAKISPEEGQKLAVKTIQKYLGDDVEELINKSWKTNKDPDIVIHYEINQAHAGILVLDRSYLVTVNRATGKVTGISGLGETSEKLPDKDSIIDAETATKAFLKETPLKLVYVTANTTGNDGDAYIAYTVDNDVRINGITGEPVEK